Proteins encoded by one window of Bacillus sp. 2205SS5-2:
- the trmFO gene encoding FADH(2)-oxidizing methylenetetrahydrofolate--tRNA-(uracil(54)-C(5))-methyltransferase TrmFO — translation METYVSVIGAGLAGSEAAWQLARQGINVKLYEMRPVKQTAAHHTDQFAELVCSNSLRANTLTNAVGVLKEEMRILGSVIISSADDCAVPAGGALAVDRHEFAQLVTERVRNLPNVEVSQEEITDIPQGITIIATGPLTSEALSNQLRTLTGEEHLYFYDAAAPIIEKDSIDMDKVYLKSRYDKGEAAYLNCPMTEEEFNRFHDALVAAETVPLKEFEKEVFFEGCMPIEVMAARGRKTMLFGPMKPVGLENPSTGKRPYAVVQLRQDDAAGTLYNIVGFQTHLKWGPQKEIIRLIPGLEKAEIVRYGVMHRNTFINSPKMLKSTYQFKNRQDLFFAGQMTGVEGYVESAASGLVAGLNAARLAKGEKPVEFPHETAIGSMARYITTANSKNFQPMNANFGLFPDLEKRHKNKQERNEAHAKRALETIQKFLKN, via the coding sequence ATGGAAACATATGTAAGTGTAATTGGTGCTGGGCTTGCTGGAAGTGAAGCTGCTTGGCAATTAGCTCGCCAAGGAATTAATGTAAAGTTATACGAAATGAGACCTGTCAAGCAAACAGCAGCCCATCATACGGATCAATTCGCAGAACTTGTGTGCTCGAATTCGTTAAGAGCGAACACACTTACTAACGCAGTAGGTGTTTTAAAGGAAGAAATGAGAATATTGGGGTCTGTGATTATTTCTTCGGCAGACGATTGTGCGGTCCCAGCAGGTGGTGCCCTTGCTGTAGATCGACATGAATTCGCTCAGCTTGTAACAGAGCGAGTAAGAAATCTTCCTAATGTAGAAGTAAGTCAAGAAGAAATTACAGACATTCCACAGGGCATTACCATCATTGCAACGGGCCCTTTAACAAGTGAAGCTTTGTCAAATCAATTACGTACCTTAACTGGAGAAGAACATTTATACTTTTATGATGCAGCTGCTCCTATTATAGAAAAGGACAGCATAGATATGGATAAAGTGTATTTAAAGTCACGTTACGATAAAGGAGAAGCGGCTTACTTAAATTGTCCGATGACAGAAGAAGAATTCAATCGCTTTCATGATGCCCTCGTTGCTGCTGAAACGGTGCCTCTAAAAGAGTTCGAAAAAGAAGTGTTCTTTGAAGGGTGTATGCCAATTGAAGTAATGGCGGCTCGTGGAAGGAAGACGATGTTATTTGGCCCAATGAAACCAGTTGGTCTAGAAAATCCCTCAACAGGAAAAAGACCATATGCCGTTGTGCAACTACGTCAGGACGATGCAGCAGGAACCTTATATAATATTGTCGGTTTTCAGACACATTTGAAATGGGGACCACAAAAAGAGATTATTCGATTAATTCCAGGTTTAGAAAAGGCTGAGATTGTTCGTTATGGTGTTATGCACCGAAATACATTTATCAATTCACCAAAGATGTTAAAATCTACATATCAATTCAAAAATCGTCAAGACTTATTCTTTGCTGGACAAATGACAGGAGTAGAGGGATATGTAGAGTCTGCAGCAAGTGGTCTCGTTGCGGGATTGAATGCTGCCAGATTAGCTAAAGGGGAAAAACCGGTAGAATTTCCTCATGAAACGGCAATTGGAAGTATGGCAAGATACATTACGACAGCAAATTCAAAGAACTTTCAACCGATGAATGCTAATTTTGGCCTGTTCCCTGATTTAGAAAAGAGACATAAAAACAAACAAGAGAGAAATGAAGCTCACGCGAAAAGAGCATTAGAAACAATTCAGAAATTTTTGAAAAATTAG
- the xerC gene encoding tyrosine recombinase XerC, whose product MDETFKKELAQFIQYLKIERNYSTHTIQQYESDLNEFATFLIRENIASIADVEYFNARIYLTELYERKCSRNTAARKISCLRSFYKYFMREKVITDNPFSLVHHPKGEKKLPHFFYEEDMEKLIDICQGESPLQRRNLALFELLYATGIRVSECVSIQLRDFDFSSSTLLVKGKGKKERYVPFGSFAGDAIEIYIHNARPTLMKNQEHSFLFVNFRGNPLTTGGIRHILTKLVSKATVNGKMHPHMLRHTFATHLLNNGADLRSVQELLGHAHLSSTQVYTHVTKEHLRKTYLAHHPRA is encoded by the coding sequence ATGGATGAAACATTTAAAAAAGAGCTCGCTCAATTTATTCAATATTTAAAAATTGAGCGAAACTATTCTACTCACACCATCCAGCAATATGAGAGTGATTTAAACGAATTTGCTACCTTCTTGATTCGTGAAAATATTGCATCCATTGCAGATGTGGAATATTTTAATGCAAGGATATACTTGACTGAACTATATGAACGAAAATGTTCTCGTAATACTGCGGCAAGAAAAATATCGTGCTTAAGAAGCTTTTATAAATATTTTATGAGGGAAAAAGTAATAACAGACAACCCTTTCTCCCTAGTTCACCACCCAAAGGGAGAGAAAAAATTACCACATTTTTTTTACGAAGAAGACATGGAGAAATTGATAGATATCTGCCAAGGGGAATCACCATTACAACGGCGAAATTTAGCCCTGTTTGAGTTATTATATGCAACAGGAATTAGGGTAAGTGAATGTGTAAGCATTCAACTTCGAGATTTTGACTTTTCAAGTTCAACCCTTCTAGTCAAAGGGAAAGGAAAAAAGGAGCGGTATGTTCCCTTCGGTAGTTTTGCGGGAGATGCTATAGAAATCTATATACATAATGCCCGTCCGACCTTGATGAAAAATCAAGAGCATTCCTTTTTGTTTGTTAATTTTCGTGGGAATCCGTTAACAACAGGGGGAATCCGGCATATTCTTACAAAACTTGTTTCAAAAGCAACTGTGAATGGCAAAATGCATCCACATATGCTCCGTCATACATTTGCAACTCATTTATTAAATAATGGGGCTGATTTACGGTCGGTACAAGAGTTATTAGGTCATGCTCATCTTTCATCTACTCAAGTGTACACACATGTGACCAAAGAGCATTTACGAAAAACGTATTTAGCCCATCATCCCCGAGCGTAG
- the fliE gene encoding flagellar hook-basal body complex protein FliE — protein MSFNQIHSVSQSLFSPSTEKEVKTSPYQSQQNFATFLKQSLNEVSKVEHQSHVMTEKLVKGEDVDLHQVMISAQKASISLQTTVELRNKVVEAYQEVMRMQM, from the coding sequence ATGTCCTTCAATCAAATACATTCGGTAAGCCAATCACTTTTTAGTCCGTCAACCGAAAAAGAAGTGAAAACAAGTCCCTATCAATCGCAACAAAATTTTGCAACTTTTTTAAAACAGTCATTAAATGAAGTGAGCAAAGTAGAGCATCAGTCTCATGTAATGACGGAAAAGCTTGTCAAAGGGGAAGATGTGGATTTGCATCAAGTAATGATATCTGCACAGAAGGCAAGTATCTCTTTGCAAACGACAGTAGAACTCCGAAATAAGGTCGTAGAAGCCTATCAAGAAGTAATGAGGATGCAGATGTAG
- the dprA gene encoding DNA-processing protein DprA gives METRQKLVHLLHCQTLGWKNIYCYLKRDPLLEKLYTSSRSSLQQAFQLTSQALPQLISQLHDFPVQDLMEQYEKQQISIVTILDESYPNPLKHIYQPPWGLFCIVNTSLLTSPKILAVIGARAGDQYAQQTINKLLPPLVKNEVVIVSGLAKGVDTMAHTCCIQNKGNTIAILGGGFSHIYPKENSLLAKAIANHHLLVSEYPPNVPPKKWHFPARNRIISGIAMGSLVIQAGKRSGSLITAEMALNEGRDVFSVPGPIHHPLSKGTNWLIQQGAKLVQSSGDILEEIE, from the coding sequence ATGGAAACAAGACAAAAATTGGTACATTTATTACATTGCCAAACACTCGGGTGGAAAAATATCTACTGCTATTTAAAGAGAGACCCACTTCTTGAAAAACTATACACCTCTTCCCGTTCTTCTCTTCAACAAGCCTTTCAACTTACCTCCCAAGCCCTACCACAGCTGATTTCTCAACTACATGATTTCCCTGTCCAAGACCTAATGGAACAATACGAAAAACAACAAATTAGCATTGTGACCATTCTAGATGAAAGTTATCCAAATCCCCTGAAGCATATATATCAACCGCCATGGGGGTTATTTTGTATTGTGAACACAAGTCTATTAACATCCCCAAAAATCTTGGCAGTGATTGGTGCGAGAGCAGGAGACCAATATGCCCAACAAACCATCAATAAGCTCCTTCCCCCGTTAGTCAAAAATGAAGTGGTGATTGTAAGTGGTCTCGCAAAAGGGGTCGATACGATGGCGCATACATGTTGTATTCAAAATAAAGGGAATACAATTGCTATCTTAGGAGGGGGGTTTTCACATATTTACCCAAAAGAAAATAGTTTATTAGCAAAAGCAATAGCAAATCATCATTTATTAGTGAGCGAATATCCCCCGAATGTACCACCAAAAAAATGGCATTTTCCAGCTCGTAATCGAATTATTAGTGGAATAGCAATGGGGAGTTTAGTCATTCAGGCAGGAAAACGAAGTGGATCATTAATTACAGCAGAAATGGCATTAAATGAAGGAAGAGATGTTTTTTCGGTACCTGGTCCGATACATCATCCTCTTTCAAAAGGGACAAATTGGCTGATTCAACAGGGTGCGAAGCTTGTCCAATCATCAGGAGATATTTTAGAGGAAATCGAGTAA
- the hslU gene encoding HslU--HslV peptidase ATPase subunit produces MKNEMNLTPRQIVDRLDQYIVGQNEAKKSVAVALRNRYRRSRLDEKLQEEIHPKNILMIGPTGVGKTEIARRMAKLVSAPFIKVEATKFTEVGYVGRDVESMVRDLVETSVRLVKEEKMQSVKERAEENANKRLLELIVPSAKKSTNIKNPFEMLFGGNQPDQDSSEETKEESTVYERRKTVEAKLFNEELEEEWITVEVEEQQASMFDMLQGSGMEQMGMNMQDAFSNFMPKKKKKRKLKVKDARKVLTSEEAQKLIDMDEVTSEGVRRTEQTGIIFIDEIDKIASKSSSQSSAEVSREGVQRDILPIVEGSTVVTKYGSVKTDHVLFIAAGAFHIAKPSDLIPELQGRFPIRVELQKLSVEDFVRILVEPDNAIVKQYIALIETEGIQIEFSDEAIRRMAEIAFDVNQNTDNIGARRLHTIMEKLLEDLSFEAPEITMEKVEITSKYVDSKLGKISKNKDLSEFIL; encoded by the coding sequence ATGAAGAATGAAATGAACTTAACTCCCCGTCAGATTGTGGACCGTTTAGATCAGTATATTGTTGGTCAAAATGAAGCGAAGAAATCCGTTGCGGTTGCTTTACGTAATCGCTACAGAAGAAGTCGTCTTGACGAAAAACTTCAAGAAGAAATTCATCCCAAAAATATTTTAATGATTGGTCCAACTGGGGTAGGTAAAACGGAGATTGCCAGAAGAATGGCCAAGCTTGTGAGTGCCCCTTTCATTAAAGTAGAGGCGACGAAATTTACTGAAGTGGGCTATGTAGGCCGAGACGTTGAGTCCATGGTGAGAGATTTAGTTGAGACTTCTGTTCGATTAGTAAAAGAAGAAAAAATGCAAAGTGTCAAAGAACGAGCTGAGGAAAATGCCAATAAGCGGTTACTGGAATTAATAGTCCCGTCAGCTAAAAAGAGCACGAACATCAAAAACCCTTTTGAAATGCTATTTGGTGGCAATCAACCTGATCAAGACTCTTCAGAAGAAACCAAAGAAGAATCAACGGTCTATGAACGCAGAAAAACAGTGGAAGCTAAGCTGTTTAATGAAGAATTAGAAGAAGAATGGATTACGGTTGAAGTCGAGGAACAACAAGCATCTATGTTTGATATGCTCCAAGGATCTGGTATGGAACAAATGGGAATGAATATGCAGGATGCATTTAGTAACTTCATGCCTAAAAAGAAAAAAAAGCGCAAATTAAAAGTGAAAGATGCACGCAAAGTGTTAACCAGTGAAGAAGCCCAGAAGTTGATCGATATGGATGAGGTTACGTCAGAAGGAGTCAGACGAACAGAGCAGACTGGGATTATTTTTATTGATGAAATCGATAAAATTGCGAGCAAAAGCTCCTCCCAATCGTCAGCCGAGGTCTCTAGAGAAGGTGTTCAGCGCGATATTTTACCAATCGTTGAAGGGTCAACCGTCGTTACCAAGTACGGCTCTGTAAAAACCGATCATGTATTATTTATTGCCGCAGGTGCTTTTCATATTGCAAAACCGTCTGATTTAATCCCTGAACTTCAAGGACGATTCCCAATTCGGGTTGAGTTACAAAAGCTTTCTGTTGAAGATTTTGTTCGCATTCTTGTTGAGCCTGATAACGCAATAGTTAAACAATATATTGCATTAATTGAAACGGAAGGTATACAAATTGAATTTTCTGACGAAGCTATTCGTAGAATGGCTGAAATTGCTTTTGATGTGAATCAAAATACAGATAATATAGGGGCAAGAAGATTACATACGATTATGGAAAAACTTCTTGAGGATCTTTCGTTCGAAGCGCCTGAAATAACGATGGAAAAAGTGGAAATCACTTCTAAATATGTGGATTCCAAGCTTGGCAAAATTTCTAAAAATAAGGATTTGAGTGAGTTTATTCTCTAG
- the hslV gene encoding ATP-dependent protease subunit HslV: MEQFHSTTIFAVQHKGQNAMSGDGQVTFGNAVVMKHTAKKVRKLFNGKVVAGFAGSVADAFTLFEMFEGKLEEFNGNIQRAAVELAKQWRSDKMLRQLEAMLIVMNETHLLLISGTGEVIEPDDGILAIGSGGNYALSAGRALKQHASDHLSAKEIAEAALGVAADICVYTNHNIIVEEL, encoded by the coding sequence TTGGAACAATTTCATTCAACGACCATCTTTGCTGTTCAACACAAAGGGCAAAACGCCATGTCTGGTGATGGTCAAGTAACCTTTGGAAATGCAGTCGTGATGAAACATACAGCTAAAAAAGTTCGAAAACTGTTTAATGGAAAAGTAGTGGCTGGCTTTGCTGGTTCTGTCGCAGATGCATTTACGTTATTTGAAATGTTTGAAGGGAAATTAGAAGAATTTAACGGTAATATTCAACGAGCAGCAGTAGAGCTTGCCAAGCAGTGGAGAAGCGACAAAATGCTCCGTCAGCTAGAAGCGATGCTGATTGTCATGAATGAAACGCATTTACTGCTCATATCCGGTACGGGTGAAGTCATCGAACCAGATGATGGCATATTAGCAATTGGCTCTGGAGGAAATTATGCTCTCTCTGCAGGTCGAGCATTAAAACAACACGCAAGTGATCATCTTTCAGCGAAGGAAATTGCCGAAGCAGCCCTTGGCGTGGCGGCCGATATTTGTGTGTATACGAATCATAATATTATTGTAGAAGAACTATAA
- the codY gene encoding GTP-sensing pleiotropic transcriptional regulator CodY has translation MNLLSKTRKINSMLQNSAGKPVNFKEMSETLSTVIEANVFVVSRRGKLLGFAVNQLIENERMKQMLEDRQFPEAYTKNLFNISETSPNLNVESEYTAFPVENKDLFKNGLTTIVPIIGGGDRLGTLILARLEASFEDDDLILGEYGATVVGMEILREKGEEIEVEARSKAVVQMAISSLSYSELEAIEHIFEELNGHEGLLVASKIADRVGITRSVIVNALRKLESAGVIESRSLGMKGTYIKVLNNKFLIELDKLKTN, from the coding sequence ATGAATTTATTAAGTAAGACACGAAAAATTAACTCAATGCTACAGAACTCAGCTGGAAAACCGGTGAATTTTAAAGAAATGTCTGAAACATTATCTACCGTCATTGAAGCGAATGTTTTCGTAGTGAGCAGAAGAGGAAAGTTATTAGGATTTGCTGTAAATCAACTCATTGAAAATGAGCGTATGAAGCAAATGTTAGAGGATCGTCAATTTCCTGAAGCGTACACAAAAAATTTATTCAATATTTCTGAGACATCACCTAACCTTAATGTCGAGAGTGAATACACAGCCTTTCCAGTTGAAAATAAAGATTTGTTTAAAAATGGATTGACGACGATTGTACCAATTATTGGTGGGGGAGATCGTCTCGGTACCTTAATATTGGCCCGTTTAGAAGCGAGTTTTGAAGATGACGATTTAATTCTGGGTGAATACGGTGCGACAGTAGTTGGAATGGAGATTTTAAGGGAAAAAGGGGAAGAAATCGAAGTAGAAGCTAGAAGTAAAGCAGTCGTGCAAATGGCGATTTCTTCTTTATCTTATAGTGAGCTAGAAGCAATCGAACATATTTTTGAAGAATTGAATGGACATGAAGGATTACTTGTAGCCTCTAAAATTGCAGACCGAGTAGGAATTACCCGATCAGTGATTGTTAATGCCCTTCGAAAACTTGAGAGTGCAGGGGTTATTGAATCTCGTTCTTTAGGAATGAAAGGAACCTATATCAAAGTCTTAAATAACAAATTCTTAATCGAACTAGATAAACTAAAAACGAACTAA
- the flgB gene encoding flagellar basal body rod protein FlgB encodes MKILKLFSNTFNVIEQGLNYSSLKQKAIAQNIANVDTPNYQSTEVKFKDQLNQSMKRSFNEERTHTRHIPIEGYSTGQSTFAKKSSVQYNHNGNGVDMDKEMADLATNQLYFHSLTEQLNHQFKNMQTVIRGGR; translated from the coding sequence GTGAAAATTTTGAAGTTATTTTCCAATACTTTTAATGTAATCGAACAGGGATTAAACTATTCCTCCTTAAAACAAAAAGCCATCGCTCAAAATATAGCTAACGTTGATACACCAAACTACCAATCGACAGAAGTAAAATTTAAAGATCAATTAAATCAATCGATGAAACGATCATTTAACGAGGAAAGAACTCACACACGTCATATTCCAATTGAGGGTTATTCAACCGGTCAATCAACTTTTGCCAAAAAAAGCTCAGTTCAATATAACCATAATGGTAACGGAGTAGATATGGATAAAGAAATGGCAGATCTAGCTACAAACCAATTGTATTTCCACTCGTTAACTGAACAATTGAATCATCAATTTAAAAATATGCAAACCGTCATAAGAGGAGGGAGATAA
- the flgC gene encoding flagellar basal body rod protein FlgC produces MSIFNSMNSTASALTAQRLRMDVISSNMANVDTTRGKLVDGKWQPYTRKSVVLQENAARFSSFLETAQNRKGTSGGVNVARIKEDNETPFKVVYDPTHPDADKDGYISMPNVDPLREMTDLISATRSYEANVTVFNANKSLLMKSLEIGR; encoded by the coding sequence ATGTCTATTTTTAATTCAATGAATTCTACAGCCTCTGCTTTAACAGCACAAAGATTAAGGATGGATGTGATTTCTTCTAATATGGCGAATGTGGACACCACTAGGGGGAAGTTAGTCGACGGAAAATGGCAACCGTATACCAGGAAATCGGTAGTGCTACAAGAAAATGCAGCTCGTTTTTCATCGTTTTTAGAGACAGCTCAAAATAGAAAAGGAACGAGCGGTGGTGTCAATGTTGCTCGTATAAAAGAAGATAACGAAACTCCCTTTAAAGTAGTGTATGACCCGACGCATCCTGATGCGGATAAAGATGGCTACATTAGTATGCCTAATGTAGATCCATTGAGAGAAATGACAGACCTCATTTCTGCCACTCGCTCGTATGAAGCAAACGTAACTGTTTTTAATGCTAATAAATCACTGTTAATGAAATCTTTAGAAATTGGTAGATAA
- the topA gene encoding type I DNA topoisomerase: MSDYLVIVESPAKAKTIEKYLGKKYKVRASMGHLRDLPKSQMGVDTEHNFQPKYITIRGKGPVLKELKTAAKKAKKIYLAADPDREGEAIAWHLAHSLDVDISSDCRVVFNEITKEAIKESFKHPRAIDMDLVDAQQARRVLDRLVGYNISPLLWKKVKKGLSAGRVQSVALRLIIDREKEINIFQPEEYWTISGSFKSGKESFSASFYGLNGKKVEISSEEQVNEILAKIEHDSFEVTKVTKKERKRNSSPPFTTSSLQQEAARKLNFRAKKTMMLAQQLYEGIDLGKQGTVGLITYMRTDSTRTSETAQNEAASYVLSQYGEDYTKPSSGGKKSSGKTQDAHEAIRPTSVLREPQTLKEFLSRDQLRLYRLIWERFVASQMTPAIMDTLAVDLMNGEVQFRANGSKVKFPGFMKVYVEGNDDQKEEKENWLPSFENGDKVNTDEINSNQHFTQPPPRYTEARLVKTLEELGIGRPSTYAPTLDTIQKRGYVTLDNKRFVSTELGNIVHEIMTEYFLDILNVEFTANMERSLDDVEEGKIEWIAIIDEFYHDFHKHLTKAEAEMEKIEIKPEFAGEDCEICGNPMVYKMGRYGKFMACSNFPDCRNTKAIIKEIGVKCPDCEKGNIIERKSKKKRIFYGCDQYPTCEFLSWDKPIDRSCPKCDSLLVEKKLKKGIQVQCTKCDFKEDAQQ, from the coding sequence ATGTCAGATTATTTAGTGATTGTAGAATCACCTGCAAAAGCGAAAACGATTGAGAAATATTTAGGGAAAAAATATAAAGTTCGTGCCTCAATGGGACACCTACGTGACTTGCCAAAAAGTCAGATGGGTGTGGACACGGAACATAACTTTCAGCCAAAATATATCACTATCCGTGGTAAGGGACCCGTTTTAAAAGAGTTAAAAACTGCAGCAAAAAAAGCCAAAAAAATTTATCTCGCAGCTGACCCGGATCGTGAAGGTGAAGCGATTGCATGGCACTTAGCTCATAGCTTAGACGTAGATATCTCAAGTGATTGTCGGGTTGTATTTAATGAAATCACGAAAGAGGCAATCAAAGAATCCTTTAAACACCCAAGAGCCATAGACATGGACCTAGTTGATGCTCAGCAAGCAAGGAGAGTGTTAGACCGTTTAGTCGGATACAATATAAGTCCTTTATTATGGAAGAAAGTGAAAAAGGGTTTAAGTGCAGGTCGAGTTCAATCCGTCGCACTAAGGTTGATTATTGATCGAGAAAAAGAAATCAACATTTTTCAGCCAGAAGAATATTGGACAATTAGTGGCTCGTTTAAGAGTGGCAAAGAATCCTTTAGTGCTTCCTTTTACGGTTTGAATGGAAAAAAAGTTGAAATATCTAGCGAAGAACAAGTAAACGAGATTCTTGCTAAGATTGAACATGATTCTTTTGAAGTCACGAAAGTTACGAAGAAAGAACGGAAACGGAACTCATCTCCGCCGTTTACTACTTCGTCACTTCAACAAGAAGCTGCTAGGAAATTAAACTTCCGAGCGAAAAAAACGATGATGCTTGCTCAACAATTGTATGAAGGAATTGATCTTGGGAAACAAGGAACTGTTGGTTTGATTACGTATATGAGAACAGATTCAACTAGAACATCAGAAACCGCTCAAAACGAGGCAGCAAGCTATGTACTATCTCAATACGGTGAGGACTACACAAAACCTTCAAGTGGAGGAAAAAAGTCAAGTGGGAAAACACAGGACGCACATGAAGCCATTCGCCCAACAAGTGTTTTGAGAGAACCACAAACGTTAAAGGAATTCTTATCAAGAGACCAGCTACGATTATATAGATTAATTTGGGAGCGCTTTGTAGCAAGTCAAATGACACCGGCCATTATGGATACACTTGCGGTAGATTTGATGAACGGGGAAGTTCAATTTCGAGCAAATGGCTCAAAAGTTAAATTTCCAGGTTTTATGAAGGTATATGTTGAAGGAAATGACGACCAGAAAGAAGAAAAAGAAAATTGGTTGCCTAGTTTTGAAAATGGTGATAAAGTAAACACGGATGAAATCAATTCAAATCAACATTTTACTCAGCCGCCACCAAGATATACAGAAGCTCGTTTGGTTAAAACTCTAGAAGAACTGGGTATTGGGCGACCTTCAACGTATGCACCAACACTAGATACAATTCAAAAACGTGGATATGTGACACTTGATAATAAACGATTTGTTTCAACTGAGTTAGGCAATATCGTCCATGAAATCATGACAGAATACTTCCTTGATATATTGAATGTTGAATTTACCGCCAATATGGAAAGATCGCTTGATGATGTAGAAGAAGGAAAGATTGAATGGATCGCGATTATTGATGAATTTTACCATGATTTTCATAAGCACTTGACTAAGGCAGAAGCCGAGATGGAAAAGATAGAAATCAAACCAGAATTTGCTGGTGAGGATTGTGAAATTTGTGGGAACCCAATGGTTTACAAAATGGGTCGATATGGAAAGTTTATGGCGTGTAGTAATTTTCCAGATTGTCGAAACACAAAAGCAATTATTAAGGAAATCGGTGTCAAATGTCCTGATTGTGAAAAAGGAAACATTATTGAACGGAAGTCGAAAAAGAAACGAATTTTTTATGGATGCGATCAATATCCGACTTGTGAATTTCTTTCTTGGGATAAACCGATCGACAGGTCTTGCCCGAAATGTGATAGTTTATTGGTTGAGAAAAAACTCAAAAAAGGTATTCAAGTTCAATGTACGAAATGTGATTTTAAAGAAGATGCACAACAATAA